In a genomic window of Polyodon spathula isolate WHYD16114869_AA chromosome 21, ASM1765450v1, whole genome shotgun sequence:
- the LOC121296377 gene encoding cytochrome b-245 light chain produces the protein MGQIEWAMWANEQALASGLILLTGGIVGVAGQFKDWQFAAYGIAAGVFICLLEYPRGKRRKGTSIERTGQRYLTVCVKAFGPLTRNYFVRAGLHAVLSVPGGFMLPTVLGCVCVAIASLIYLLAAIRGEQWEPIMPQVESKERPGQSMKEPPSNPPPRPPAELRRKRQEDAAYVNPIPISVNSV, from the exons ATGGGTCAGATTGAATGGGCCATGTGGGCAAACGAACAGGCTCTAGCCTCCGGACTGA TTCTGCTAACAGGAGGCATAGTGGGAGTTGCTGGACAATTTAAAGACTGGCAATTTGCAGCCTATGGAAT TGCTGCTGGCGTGTTCATCTGTTTGTTGGAATACCCGAGAGGGAAGAGGAGAAAAGGCACCAGCATTGAGAGAAC GGGTCAGAGGTACCTGACTGTTTGTGTGAAAGCATTTGGTCCACTCACACGGAACTACTTTGTCCGAGCAGGGCTGCATGCTGT TCTATCTGTTCCAGGAGGATTTATGCTGCCCACAGTCcttggctgtgtgtgtgttgcgaTTGCCAGCCTCATCTATTTACTG GCTGCCATCCGCGGAGAGCAGTGGGAACCCATCATGCCTCAAGTAGAGAGCAAGGAACGCCCTGGACAAAGTATGAAGGAACCCCCCTCGAACCCACCCCCGCGCCCCCCCGCAGAGCTCCGGAGGAAACGGCAAGAGGATGCCGCGTACGTCAACCCCATTCCCATCTCTGTCAACTCTGTTTAA